In one window of Streptomyces griseus subsp. griseus DNA:
- the helR gene encoding RNA polymerase recycling motor ATPase HelR: protein MNPLPTSAFHLPDRLSPKADPALIAADEQHFAAIGRTLDESIAELTGRLDAERRAPGGTGRQAMDRDAEIHRLTARLRTLRRFGLDLCLGRMVAEDGSGPVYVGRLGLTDREGRRLLVDWRSPAAEPFFGATHAHPMGLTSRRRYRWTGGRISDYWDEVFAPDAFAGHAALDDQSAFIASLGSNRSERMRDVLGTIQADQDAIIRASSRGALVVDGGPGTGKTVVALHRSAYLLYADPRLAHRRGGVLFVGPSRPYLGYVADVLPSLGEEGVRTCTLRDLVEEGATAAAEADPEVARLKASAELVRAVEAAVRFYEEPPTETLTVTTPWSGLRLTAADWAVAFEAAGPGAVHNEARDQVWEELLTLLVEKHDGDDVSPDLLRKALGQDRELAAVFDRAWPLLDAAELVGDLWSVPAYLRMAAPWLTRDEVRLLQRADPQAWTVSDLPVLDAARQRVGDPEAWRRRRRQEAAVAAERAGMAQVIDAILADETLVDADVDSEGALVMLRGEDMKNTLVDPAASTGTEPDRLAGPFAHIVVDEAQELTDAEWQMLLARCPSRSFTIVGDRAQARHGFSEPWRERLERVGLDRVALASLTVNYRTPEEVMAEAEPVIRAVLPDANVPTSIRSGGRPVVHGHVGDLASVLDTWLAAHAEGIACVIGDPTFRGTSRVRSLTPELSKGLEFDLVVLVGPEAFGEGVEGAVDRYVAMTRATQELVVLTG from the coding sequence GTGAACCCCCTCCCCACCAGCGCATTCCACCTCCCCGACCGCCTCTCCCCCAAGGCCGACCCGGCCCTGATCGCCGCCGACGAGCAGCACTTCGCGGCCATCGGCCGCACCCTGGACGAGTCGATCGCGGAGCTGACCGGCCGCCTCGACGCCGAGCGCCGGGCACCCGGCGGCACGGGTCGGCAGGCGATGGACCGGGATGCCGAGATCCACCGGCTCACCGCCCGCCTGCGCACCCTGCGCCGCTTCGGCCTCGATCTGTGCCTCGGGCGCATGGTCGCCGAGGACGGCTCCGGCCCCGTCTACGTCGGCCGGCTCGGCCTCACCGACCGCGAGGGCCGCCGGCTGCTGGTCGACTGGCGCTCCCCCGCCGCCGAGCCCTTCTTCGGCGCCACCCACGCCCACCCGATGGGCCTGACGAGCCGCCGCCGCTACCGCTGGACGGGCGGCCGGATCAGCGACTACTGGGACGAGGTGTTCGCCCCGGACGCCTTCGCCGGGCATGCCGCACTCGACGACCAGTCCGCGTTCATCGCGAGCCTGGGCTCCAACCGGTCGGAGCGGATGCGGGACGTGCTCGGCACCATCCAAGCCGACCAGGACGCCATCATCCGCGCGAGCTCCCGGGGCGCGCTCGTGGTGGACGGCGGCCCAGGGACGGGAAAGACGGTCGTCGCCCTGCACCGCTCCGCCTACCTCCTGTACGCCGACCCGCGCCTCGCCCACCGCAGGGGCGGCGTCCTGTTCGTCGGGCCGTCCCGGCCCTACCTCGGGTACGTCGCCGATGTCCTGCCGAGCCTCGGGGAGGAGGGCGTCCGGACGTGCACCCTGCGGGACCTGGTGGAGGAGGGCGCCACGGCGGCGGCCGAGGCCGACCCGGAGGTGGCCCGGCTGAAGGCGTCGGCGGAGCTGGTGCGGGCGGTCGAGGCGGCCGTCCGGTTCTACGAGGAGCCGCCCACCGAAACCCTGACGGTCACCACGCCCTGGTCCGGTCTCCGGCTCACCGCCGCCGACTGGGCCGTGGCGTTCGAGGCGGCCGGACCCGGCGCCGTACACAACGAGGCACGTGACCAGGTCTGGGAGGAGCTGCTCACGCTGCTGGTGGAGAAGCACGACGGTGATGACGTCTCCCCGGATCTCCTCCGCAAGGCGCTCGGGCAGGACAGGGAGCTGGCCGCCGTCTTCGACCGGGCGTGGCCGCTGCTGGACGCGGCCGAGCTCGTCGGGGACCTGTGGTCGGTCCCCGCCTACCTCCGCATGGCCGCCCCCTGGCTCACCCGGGACGAGGTGCGGCTGTTGCAGCGCGCGGACCCGCAGGCCTGGACGGTCTCCGATCTGCCGGTCCTGGACGCGGCGCGGCAGCGGGTCGGCGACCCGGAGGCGTGGCGGCGCAGACGTCGGCAGGAGGCGGCCGTGGCCGCCGAACGCGCGGGCATGGCCCAGGTCATCGACGCTATCCTCGCGGACGAGACCCTGGTCGACGCCGATGTGGACAGCGAGGGCGCGCTGGTGATGCTGCGCGGCGAGGACATGAAGAACACCCTGGTCGACCCGGCCGCTTCCACCGGCACCGAACCGGACCGGCTGGCGGGGCCGTTCGCGCACATCGTCGTGGACGAGGCGCAGGAGCTGACCGACGCCGAGTGGCAGATGCTGCTGGCTCGGTGCCCGTCGCGAAGCTTCACCATCGTCGGGGACCGCGCCCAGGCCCGGCACGGGTTCAGCGAGCCGTGGCGGGAGCGGCTGGAGCGGGTCGGTCTCGACCGGGTCGCTCTGGCCTCCCTGACCGTCAACTACCGGACGCCGGAGGAGGTCATGGCGGAGGCCGAGCCGGTGATCCGGGCCGTGCTGCCGGACGCCAATGTGCCGACGTCGATCCGTTCCGGCGGTCGGCCCGTCGTGCACGGGCACGTGGGCGACCTGGCGTCGGTCCTGGACACCTGGCTCGCCGCGCACGCGGAGGGGATCGCCTGTGTCATCGGCGATCCGACGTTCCGGGGGACGTCCCGGGTGCGGTCACTGACGCCTGAGCTGTCGAAGGGCCTCGAATTCGATCTGGTGGTGCTCGTCGGCCCGGAGGCGTTCGGTGAGGGCGTCGAGGGGGCGGTCGACCGGTACGTGGCGATGACGCGGGCGACCCAGGAGCTCGTCGTCCTGACGGGCTGA